One window from the genome of Oryctolagus cuniculus chromosome 1, mOryCun1.1, whole genome shotgun sequence encodes:
- the LOC138844464 gene encoding ashwin-like isoform X2, producing the protein MAGDVGGRSCTDSELLLHPELLSQEFLLLTLEQKSIAVESDVRVNKDSLTDLYVQHAIPLPRRDLPKNRWGKVMEKKREQHELKNETKRNNTVDGLRKRPLIVFDGSSTSTSIKVKKTENGDNDQLKSPPQEKSFVHCEVATFVPCGNYSCEVKASGS; encoded by the exons ATGGCGGGGGATGTGGGCGGTCGCAGCTGTACGGACTCGGAGCTGCTGCTGCACCCGGAGCTGCTGTCGCAGGAGTTCCTTCTCCTCACCCTGGAGCAGAAAAGCATAGCCGTTGAAAGTGATGTGAGAGTAAACAAAGACAGTCTTACTGATCTCTATGTCCAGCATGCCATCCCATTGCCTCGGAGGGATTTGCCAAAGAACAGGTGGGGGAAAGTgatggaaaagaagagagaacaaCACGAGCTGAAAAATGAGACTAAAAGGAATAACACTGTAGATGGATTAAGGAAACGACCCCTCATTGTATTTGATGGAAGCTCAACAAGTACAagcataaaagtgaaaaaaacagaaaatggagaTAATGATCAACTCAAGTCTCCCCCTCAG GAAAAGTCCTTCGTGCACTGTGAAGTCGCCACCTTTGTCCCCTGTGGGAACTACTCCTGTGAAGTTAAAGCGAGCGGCTCCTAA
- the LOC138844464 gene encoding ashwin-like isoform X1, whose protein sequence is MAGDVGGRSCTDSELLLHPELLSQEFLLLTLEQKSIAVESDVRVNKDSLTDLYVQHAIPLPRRDLPKNRWGKVMEKKREQHELKNETKRNNTVDGLRKRPLIVFDGSSTSTSIKVKKTENGDNDQLKSPPQNHDLTHRKSPSCTVKSPPLSPVGTTPVKLKRAAPKEEAEPMNNLKPPEAKRKIQHVTWP, encoded by the exons ATGGCGGGGGATGTGGGCGGTCGCAGCTGTACGGACTCGGAGCTGCTGCTGCACCCGGAGCTGCTGTCGCAGGAGTTCCTTCTCCTCACCCTGGAGCAGAAAAGCATAGCCGTTGAAAGTGATGTGAGAGTAAACAAAGACAGTCTTACTGATCTCTATGTCCAGCATGCCATCCCATTGCCTCGGAGGGATTTGCCAAAGAACAGGTGGGGGAAAGTgatggaaaagaagagagaacaaCACGAGCTGAAAAATGAGACTAAAAGGAATAACACTGTAGATGGATTAAGGAAACGACCCCTCATTGTATTTGATGGAAGCTCAACAAGTACAagcataaaagtgaaaaaaacagaaaatggagaTAATGATCAACTCAAGTCTCCCCCTCAG AATCATGACTTAACGCATAGGAAAAGTCCTTCGTGCACTGTGAAGTCGCCACCTTTGTCCCCTGTGGGAACTACTCCTGTGAAGTTAAAGCGAGCGGCTCCTAAGGAAGAGGCAGAGCCTATGAATAACCTGAAGCCCCCAGAAGCAAAGAGGAAGATACAGCATGTTACATGGCCATGA